The Populus alba chromosome 4, ASM523922v2, whole genome shotgun sequence genome contains a region encoding:
- the LOC118059505 gene encoding homeobox-leucine zipper protein PROTODERMAL FACTOR 2: MFHANMFEGHHMFDMAPKSSENDSSKLKDDDYETKSGTETMEAQSGDDRDPSEQHPKKKRYHRHTQRQIQDMEAFFKECPHPDDKQRKELSRELGLEPLQVKFWFQNKRTQMKAQHERSENSILKAENERLRAENNRYKEALRNASCPNCGGPAALGEMSFDEQHLRIENVRLREEIDRISGIAAKYVGKPLSSLSNLSPHLPSRSLDLGVSNFGAQSGFVGEMFGATDLLRSVTGPTEEDKSMIVEIAVAAMEELMRMAQAGEPLWIQGENNTEMLNEEEYLRTFTRGIGPKPLGMRSEASRESAVVIMNHVNLVEILMDANQWSTIFCGIVSRAMTLEVLSTGVAGNYNGALQVMTAEFQLPSPIVPTRENYFVRYCKQHTDGTWAVVDVSLDSLRPSLLSKCRRRPSGCLIQELPNGYSKVVWVEHIEVDDRSVQNIYRPLVNSGLAFGAKRWVGTLDRQCERLASSMAINIPTGDLCVITTAEGRKSMLKLAERMVMSFCTGVGASTAHAWTTLSATGSDDVRVMTRKSMDDPGRPPGIVLSAATSFWIPVQSKRMFDFLRDENHRSEWDILSNGGEVQEMAHIANGRDPGNCVSLLRVNSANSSQSNMLILQESCTDSTGSYVIYAPVDISAMNIVLSGGDPDYVALLPSGFAILPDGPGYGSPGILDVGSGGSLLTVAFQILVDSVPTAKLSLGSVATVNSLIKCTVERIKAAVICDNA; this comes from the exons ATGTTCCACGCAAATATGTTTGAAGGCCATCACATGTTTGATATGGCTCCCAAAAGCTCTGAAAATGACTCGAGTAAGCTCAAAGATGATGACTATGAGACCAAATCGGGCACCGAAACTATGGAAGCTCAGTCCGGTGATGACCGAGATCCCAGTGAACAACACCCCAAAAAGAAGCGTTATCATCGCCATACACAGCGTCAAATCCAGGACATGGAAGC TTTCTTCAAGGAATGCCCTCATCCTGACGACAAGCAACGGAAGGAGCTCAGCCGTGAGCTAGGTTTAGAGCCATTGCAAGTCAAATTTTGGTTTCAAAACAAGCGCACTCAAATGAAG GCTCAACATGAACGCAGTGAGAATTCAATTCTTAAGGCTGAGAATGAAAGACTTCGTGCGGAGAACAATAGGTACAAGGAAGCCCTACGTAATGCTTCATGCCCTAATTGTGGTGGTCCAGCTGCTCTTGGTGAGATGTCTTTTGATGAGCAGCATTTGAGGATTGAGAATGTTCGTCTAAGAGAAGAG ATTGACAGGATTTCTGGAATAGCTGCCAAGTATGTTGGCAAGCCTTTGTCTTCTCTTTCCAACCTTTCTCCTCATTTACCGTCCCGGTCTCTTGATCTCGGAGTTAGCAATTTTGGGGCACAGTCGGGTTTCGTGGGTGAGATGTTTGGAGCTACTGATCTTCTTAGATCAGTCACTGGACCTACTGAGGAAGACAAATCAATGATAGTTGAAATCGCGGTTGCAGCAATGGAGGAACTAATGAGAATGGCTCAGGCTGGAGAACCCTTGTGGATTCAAGGAGAGAACAATACTGAGATGCTCAATGAAGAGGAATATTTGAGAACTTTCACTAGGGGAATTGGACCAAAACCTTTAGGAATGAGATCTGAAGCTTCAAGGGAATCCGCAGTTGTTATCATGAATCATGTTAATCTTGTTGAGATTCTTATGGACGCG AATCAATGGTCAACTATTTTCTGTGGTATTGTATCAAGAGCAATGACCCTGGAAGTCCTATCAACAGGAGTGGCAGGGAACTATAATGGAGCATTACAAGTG ATGACAGCTGAGTTTCAATTACCTTCCCCAATTGTTCCTACACGAGAAAATTACTTTGTGAGGTACTGCAAACAGCATACCGATGGGACTTGGGCAGTGGTAGATGTTTCCTTGGACAGTTTACGCCCTAGTCTGCTGTCGAAATGTAGAAGAAGGCCATCAGGTTGCTTGATCCAAGAATTGCCAAATGGTTATTCAAAG GTCGTCTGGGTTGAACACATTGAAGTGGATGATAGATCTGTTCAAAATATATACAGACCACTAGTCAACTCTGGTCTTGCTTTTGGAGCAAAACGTTGGGTGGGAACACTAGATCGACAATGCGAACGTCTTGCAAGCTCGATGGCCATTAACATTCCAACTGGAGATCTCTGTG TGATAACAACTGCTGAAGGGAGGAAAAGTATGCTGAAGCTGGCCGAGAGAATGGTGATGAGTTTTTGCACCGGAGTTGGTGCTTCTACTGCACATGCATGGACGACATTGTCCGCAACTGGTTCTGATGATGTGAGAGTAATGACCAGAAAGAGTATGGATGATCCAGGCAGGCCTCCTGGTATTGTGCTTAGTGCTGCCACTTCCTTCTGGATTCCAGTTCAATCCAAGAGGATGTTTGATTTCCTTAGGGATGAGAATCATCGAAGTGAG TGGGATATCCTTTCGAACGGCGGCGAAGTTCAAGAAATGGCTCATATAGCTAATGGACGTGATCCTGGAAATTGCGTCTCCTTACTCCGTGTCAAT AGCGCAAATTCAAGCCAGAGCAACATGCTGATATTGCAAGAGAGCTGTACTGATTCTACAGGCTCATATGTGATTTATGCACCAGTGGACATTTCGGCCATGAACATAGTCCTAAGCGGTGGAGACCCAGATTATGTTGCCCTGCTTCCATCAGGTTTTGCTATACTCCCTGATGGACCAGGATATGGCTCTCCAGGAATTCTTGATGTTGGGTCCGGTGGCTCTCTACTGACTGTTGCATTTCAGATATTAGTTGATTCAGTCCCAACAGCAAAACTTTCGCTCGGATCAGTAGCAACTGTAAACAGTCTAATTAAGTGCACAGTTGAAAGGATTAAGGCTGCAGTAATTTGTGACAACGCCTGA